A genomic window from Brevibacillus agri includes:
- a CDS encoding alpha/beta fold hydrolase, with product MTEQMVNRNGVELCTESFGNPADPAILLIMGAQASLVWWEEPFCQRLADAGRFVIRYDNRDVGRSTTFELGNPGYTFEDMADDAIHILDAYKIERAHIVGMSMGGIITQIIALRHPERVRTIGLLATSNFAPDLPPMEEKIVQFFSNVEELDWEKEQDVIDFSVAKWKVLVGSRHPLDEQRTYELVTAEVKRSRKMANINNHALIPGSEPYLARTAEIAVPALVIHGTEDPIIPYPHGVALARTIPGASLVTLEGTGHELPQGDWDVIIGAILQHTQEGGGTAKQAASIRKR from the coding sequence ATGACCGAACAAATGGTGAATCGAAATGGCGTGGAGCTTTGCACGGAAAGCTTCGGCAATCCGGCCGATCCGGCTATTTTGCTGATTATGGGGGCGCAGGCGTCGCTCGTCTGGTGGGAGGAACCATTTTGCCAGCGGCTGGCGGACGCGGGCCGCTTTGTCATTCGCTACGACAATCGCGATGTCGGCCGCTCTACCACTTTTGAGCTGGGCAATCCGGGCTATACGTTCGAGGACATGGCAGACGACGCGATTCACATACTCGATGCCTACAAGATCGAGCGGGCGCACATCGTCGGCATGTCGATGGGCGGGATCATCACGCAGATCATCGCTTTGCGGCATCCGGAAAGAGTGCGGACGATCGGCTTGCTGGCAACGTCCAATTTCGCCCCGGATTTGCCGCCAATGGAGGAGAAGATCGTGCAATTTTTCAGCAATGTAGAAGAGCTAGACTGGGAAAAGGAGCAGGACGTGATCGACTTTTCCGTCGCGAAGTGGAAAGTGCTCGTCGGCTCCCGGCACCCGCTTGACGAGCAGCGGACGTATGAGCTGGTGACAGCGGAAGTAAAACGCAGCCGCAAGATGGCAAACATCAACAATCACGCGCTGATTCCCGGCAGCGAACCGTATTTGGCCCGGACGGCAGAAATCGCGGTCCCTGCCCTGGTCATTCACGGCACAGAAGACCCGATCATTCCGTATCCGCACGGTGTCGCGCTGGCGCGGACGATTCCCGGCGCCTCGCTGGTGACGCTGGAAGGAACCGGGCATGAGCTTCCGCAAGGCGACTGGGACGTTATTATCGGCGCAATCTTGCAGCATACGCAGGAGGGCGGCGGCACAGCGAAGCAAGCGGCCTCGATCCGAAAACGGTAG
- a CDS encoding WG repeat-containing protein, protein MQKFLVTILAMILACLSLAGVSAQGAGEPNQQLYPLRKPTGNQWALSDRNGKIHARFTLPKYGTIQEFKDGLGLVRNTSIEKWGVIDHTGKLIVPYKYNYISSFSEGLASFQIGERSGVIDRTGKEVIPPKYERIVGFRFGRSAASVNKKWGLIDTKGNWIVQPTFDYVGYIPERQQYSNDPILIKQGPYYGYMDAKGTVLVPPKYVLAKEFSDGLAAVQEKDKQIGFINSKGEYIIAPIYYFTVPFRNGIAYASSWKADGKSLGGGLINKKGEWIIPPGEFTPFAGSSDVEEGIYRYYTNKEDGQSYAGAVTLTGEVILEPKYSAIGRFYNGIAMVRLHDGREGFINRKGEYLVSPRYFGTYQSPYGSLMDRNGLYAINWGLDGYLDYTGKLVIPPYR, encoded by the coding sequence ATGCAGAAATTTTTGGTAACGATCCTAGCTATGATTCTGGCGTGTCTCAGCCTTGCTGGTGTATCCGCACAAGGTGCAGGCGAACCAAACCAGCAACTGTACCCACTAAGAAAACCTACCGGGAATCAATGGGCTTTGAGTGATCGTAACGGCAAGATTCATGCGAGATTTACTTTGCCCAAATACGGTACGATACAGGAATTCAAAGATGGCCTCGGCCTTGTACGAAACACGAGCATAGAAAAGTGGGGAGTGATAGATCATACTGGCAAGCTCATTGTTCCCTATAAATACAACTATATTTCCAGTTTCTCCGAAGGGCTTGCAAGCTTTCAGATAGGGGAAAGAAGCGGGGTGATCGACCGTACAGGAAAGGAAGTCATCCCTCCAAAGTATGAGCGAATAGTAGGTTTCCGTTTTGGACGATCAGCTGCTTCTGTGAATAAAAAATGGGGACTCATCGACACGAAGGGGAATTGGATCGTGCAGCCTACCTTTGATTACGTAGGCTACATTCCCGAACGGCAGCAGTATTCCAATGATCCGATCCTCATTAAGCAAGGTCCTTACTACGGATATATGGATGCGAAAGGAACCGTTTTGGTCCCCCCTAAGTACGTCTTGGCAAAAGAATTTTCTGACGGATTAGCCGCTGTCCAAGAAAAGGATAAGCAGATTGGGTTTATTAACAGCAAAGGCGAGTACATCATCGCACCGATCTATTATTTTACCGTTCCCTTCCGGAACGGAATAGCCTATGCTTCGAGCTGGAAAGCGGACGGAAAATCGCTTGGAGGAGGATTGATCAATAAAAAAGGCGAATGGATCATCCCGCCAGGCGAATTTACTCCTTTTGCAGGATCATCGGATGTAGAGGAAGGCATTTACAGGTACTACACTAACAAAGAAGACGGTCAATCTTACGCGGGTGCTGTTACCCTGACAGGAGAGGTCATTCTCGAACCCAAATACTCAGCTATAGGCAGATTTTATAACGGTATAGCCATGGTTCGCCTGCACGACGGCAGGGAGGGCTTTATCAATCGCAAAGGAGAGTATCTTGTAAGTCCGCGTTATTTTGGTACCTATCAAAGTCCATATGGCTCTCTTATGGATCGTAACGGTCTGTACGCCATCAATTGGGGTCTCGATGGCTATTTAGATTATACCGGGAAGTTGGTCATCCCGCCCTATCGATAA
- a CDS encoding IS91 family transposase: METNILREIFFDENQHWDRFEKKHGRKIRPIVRKEVEKFRNCGNPKNGFKLFVCEGCHDVRRVPYRCKGRFCTTCSVGETEEWSRLLEHEVFQVNHRHIILTIDEGLRDVFLKHRKLLKEFMDEGARFIREYFEKKHKVNPGIIVGLHTFGSRINFNPHLHLLVTMGGMKQNGEWKTYDFLPFEMLRKQWQTIVLKLIRRLLTEEEKKEVQRLLQKAYSANGEGFYVHAPKQKGNIKAQLAYIGRYIRRPAIALGRIEEYDGQFVTFRYKDKTDGQEKTETVTVEEFIARLIRHIPDEQFKTIRYYGVYARRVKNLCKKVLSAWQKTVKRWIVKAKHVLRRRTWREKMINYAGKDPMVCPKCECYYEYKGEACLKDGQLTVAFAVCDLSRRCLERMIEDLTGVKKEKGKEKSQSITRQFPKETREERSRQICLFDVS, from the coding sequence ATGGAGACAAACATTCTTAGAGAAATTTTCTTTGATGAGAATCAACATTGGGATCGGTTTGAAAAGAAGCATGGTAGAAAAATACGACCCATTGTCCGAAAAGAAGTGGAGAAATTTCGTAACTGTGGCAATCCAAAGAATGGGTTTAAGCTATTTGTATGTGAAGGGTGTCATGATGTTAGACGGGTACCGTATCGATGTAAGGGGAGGTTCTGCACAACTTGCTCTGTTGGGGAAACCGAGGAATGGAGTCGGTTGCTCGAACACGAAGTATTTCAAGTCAATCATCGCCATATTATCCTAACGATCGATGAAGGCTTACGGGACGTGTTCCTCAAACATCGCAAGCTGTTAAAGGAGTTTATGGACGAAGGCGCGCGATTTATCCGAGAATACTTTGAAAAGAAACATAAAGTAAATCCAGGCATTATCGTAGGCTTGCATACATTTGGATCACGTATTAACTTTAATCCGCATCTACATTTGTTGGTCACAATGGGAGGGATGAAGCAGAACGGTGAATGGAAAACCTACGACTTCCTTCCGTTCGAGATGCTTCGAAAGCAGTGGCAAACCATTGTATTAAAGCTCATTAGACGTCTTCTGACAGAAGAGGAAAAAAAGGAAGTACAGCGCCTTCTACAAAAGGCCTACTCCGCTAACGGGGAAGGCTTCTATGTGCATGCTCCGAAACAAAAAGGGAACATAAAAGCGCAGTTGGCTTATATTGGCCGATATATTCGTCGACCCGCCATCGCTCTTGGCCGGATTGAGGAATATGACGGCCAATTTGTGACGTTTCGGTATAAGGATAAAACGGATGGGCAGGAAAAAACAGAAACCGTAACAGTAGAAGAATTTATTGCTCGCCTCATCAGACATATTCCGGACGAACAATTTAAAACGATTCGTTATTATGGTGTGTATGCCCGAAGAGTGAAAAACCTTTGTAAAAAGGTTCTTTCAGCGTGGCAAAAAACTGTGAAAAGGTGGATCGTAAAAGCAAAGCATGTACTTCGTCGAAGAACATGGCGAGAGAAGATGATAAATTATGCAGGGAAAGACCCTATGGTTTGCCCAAAGTGTGAGTGCTACTATGAATACAAGGGAGAAGCCTGCCTAAAAGATGGACAACTTACGGTCGCCTTTGCTGTTTGCGATCTATCTCGGCGTTGTCTGGAAAGGATGATTGAAGATCTCACAGGTGTCAAAAAAGAAAAAGGCAAAGAAAAATCACAAAGCATTACTCGACAGTTTCCGAAGGAAACAAGAGAGGAACGAAGTCGTCAAATATGTTTGTTTGACGTGTCATGA
- a CDS encoding ABC transporter ATP-binding protein produces MKRKPKTGMARLLELAGEKKTLMVCSAVLSTVSVFLLLVPYLSIYYVLAELLRHAADISAVDASYVIAWAVRGVAGLLLGYLFMYVGGMCSHIAAFRILYGIRVRLADHIGALPLGYFNKNATGKIKKVVELDVERIELFIAHQLPDLINTAVMLVVIVVAMFSLDVWLALACIIPMVLGFAAQYSMMAGKKAKAGLKEYFDALEAISTSSVQYVRGMPAIKIFGQTVHSFRKFYQDMLHYRDFSLRYTDNFELGYVSFKVVMLSLATFFFPVGLFFISQDPDHVAFAATLMLFLVLAPGISTPIFKLNNFASAMTTIAEGVKRIDEMLQEKAIPEPEHGAKPTGYDIEFRDVSFSYEGEGGNEVLQGISFVAAQGKITALVGPSGSGKSTVAQLIPRFWDVQKGTIFIGGVDIREMKTAELMDAMSFVFQDSFLFTDTLYNNILSGRPSATREEVYAAAKAAQCHGFIERLPHGYDTLIGEGGVHLSGGEQQRVSVARAILKNAPILILDEATAYADPENEYEMQLALGELIRGKTVLIIAHRLTTICEADQIIVLKNGKIEDSGTHRELLARGGLYKNMWAAYTSSADWTIDLRQEKEVYG; encoded by the coding sequence TTGAAACGTAAGCCAAAAACAGGAATGGCTCGACTGCTGGAGCTGGCAGGTGAAAAAAAGACGCTGATGGTCTGCTCGGCAGTTTTGTCTACCGTAAGCGTCTTTTTGCTGCTCGTCCCGTACTTGTCGATTTACTACGTCCTGGCTGAGCTTTTGCGGCATGCCGCAGACATTTCGGCCGTCGATGCGAGCTATGTCATTGCCTGGGCCGTCCGGGGCGTGGCAGGGCTTTTGCTCGGCTATTTGTTTATGTACGTCGGCGGGATGTGCTCGCACATTGCCGCCTTTCGCATTTTGTACGGCATCCGGGTGCGGTTGGCCGACCATATCGGTGCGCTACCGCTCGGCTACTTCAACAAAAATGCCACAGGCAAAATCAAAAAAGTCGTGGAGCTGGACGTGGAGCGAATCGAGCTGTTCATCGCCCACCAGTTGCCTGACCTGATTAATACGGCGGTGATGCTCGTCGTCATCGTGGTCGCGATGTTTTCGCTCGATGTATGGCTGGCGCTGGCCTGCATCATCCCGATGGTGCTCGGCTTCGCCGCCCAATATTCGATGATGGCTGGGAAAAAGGCGAAGGCGGGGCTGAAGGAATACTTTGACGCGCTGGAGGCGATCAGCACGTCCTCGGTGCAATACGTGCGCGGGATGCCGGCGATCAAAATTTTCGGCCAGACGGTGCATTCGTTCCGCAAGTTTTACCAGGACATGCTGCATTACCGCGATTTCAGCCTGCGCTACACGGACAATTTCGAGCTGGGCTACGTGTCCTTCAAGGTAGTCATGCTCTCGCTGGCGACGTTTTTCTTTCCGGTCGGCCTGTTTTTCATCAGCCAGGACCCGGATCACGTCGCTTTTGCTGCTACGCTGATGCTGTTTCTCGTGCTCGCTCCGGGGATATCCACGCCGATTTTCAAGCTGAACAACTTCGCCTCGGCGATGACGACGATTGCCGAGGGCGTAAAACGCATTGACGAGATGCTGCAAGAAAAAGCGATCCCGGAGCCGGAGCACGGTGCGAAGCCGACGGGCTATGACATCGAGTTTCGCGACGTCTCCTTTTCGTACGAGGGCGAGGGCGGCAACGAGGTGCTGCAGGGAATCAGCTTTGTCGCGGCACAGGGAAAAATTACGGCGCTCGTCGGTCCGTCAGGCTCGGGCAAATCGACCGTTGCGCAGTTGATTCCACGCTTCTGGGACGTGCAAAAAGGGACGATTTTCATCGGCGGCGTAGACATCCGCGAGATGAAGACGGCGGAGCTGATGGACGCCATGTCCTTTGTTTTTCAGGACAGCTTCCTGTTTACGGACACGCTTTACAACAACATTTTGTCCGGTCGGCCGAGTGCGACGAGAGAGGAAGTGTACGCTGCGGCGAAGGCGGCGCAATGTCACGGGTTCATTGAGCGGTTGCCGCATGGCTACGATACGCTGATCGGCGAGGGCGGCGTGCACCTGTCGGGCGGGGAGCAGCAGCGGGTGTCGGTTGCTCGCGCGATTTTGAAAAACGCGCCGATTTTGATTCTCGACGAGGCGACAGCGTACGCCGACCCGGAAAACGAATACGAGATGCAGCTTGCCTTGGGAGAGCTGATCCGCGGCAAGACGGTGTTGATTATCGCCCATCGGCTGACGACGATTTGCGAAGCCGATCAGATCATCGTGCTGAAAAACGGCAAAATCGAGGACAGCGGCACGCATCGCGAGCTGCTCGCCCGCGGCGGATTGTACAAAAACATGTGGGCTGCCTATACGAGCTCGGCTGACTGGACGATTGATCTCAGGCAGGAGAAGGAGGTGTACGGCTGA
- a CDS encoding IS5 family transposase (programmed frameshift), protein MIQRRYEINDEQWEQIQDMFPPYRTGRPSKLSNRTMFNAILWIARSGAAWRDLPEERYGSWKTVYSRFCKWRDTGLLVAIFQALHVEPDFENLSIDSTSVKAHQHSAGAKKNAEGHEVNQHIGVSRGGKTTKLHTVVDGLGNPLAFLLTGGHVYDSVPAINLLQGFDLTGSHIVGDKAYGSEGIRHWITAKQAAYTIPPKANNKNPWKVDWYRYKERHLVECFFNKIKHFRRIATRYDKLAKSFLAFVYVASIFKLTQ, encoded by the exons ATGATTCAAAGACGGTACGAAATAAACGATGAACAGTGGGAACAAATTCAGGACATGTTCCCCCCCTATCGAACAGGACGTCCGTCCAAATTAAGTAATCGTACCATGTTTAATGCCATTCTTTGGATTGCCCGAAGTGGTGCGGCTTGGCGAGATTTGCCGGAAGAACGTTATGGTTCATGGAAAACGGTCTACAGTCGCTTCTGCAAGTGGAGAGATACCGGATTACTTGTCGCCATCTTCCAAGCTCTTCACGTAGAACCTGACTTTGAAAACTTGAGCATCGATTCTACATCGGTCAAAGCTCATCAACACAGTGCGGGTGCTA AAAAAAACGCAGAAGGACACGAAGTAAATCAGCACATAGGCGTCAGCCGTGGCGGAAAGACAACCAAACTTCATACCGTCGTCGATGGATTAGGGAATCCCCTCGCTTTTCTTCTCACGGGGGGGCACGTCTATGATTCCGTTCCAGCGATCAATTTGCTTCAAGGGTTTGATCTTACGGGAAGCCATATTGTTGGTGACAAAGCCTACGGCTCAGAAGGCATTCGGCATTGGATTACGGCTAAGCAGGCAGCGTACACCATCCCGCCTAAAGCGAATAATAAAAATCCTTGGAAAGTGGATTGGTACCGCTATAAAGAACGGCACTTGGTGGAGTGCTTCTTCAATAAAATCAAACATTTTCGACGAATCGCTACTCGTTACGACAAGCTGGCCAAATCATTCCTAGCGTTTGTATATGTCGCGTCCATCTTTAAACTAACTCAATAA
- a CDS encoding ABC transporter ATP-binding protein, with the protein MRKLLYDITAGNPGKMWKPILWAVLANLANMLPFGCLAWAVSLVYAYYAKEQAALDTQSLWLAWGGMAVFLIVVFYCERKAYRAIYRGAYEASVEGRTNLAEHLRKLPLGFLMRKDAGELGHAIMNDFTQIENAGTSILPQLISGVLIPFLAFFGLLFWDWRMAVAMLAGFPVTILILWGVSRLERRLGTSHSRAKVALANCLQEYLYGMKVIKAYNLRIDNFQRLKQSFYRYMQESIRLEGVLGPFFLVAMAFMQMGVSLLTIVGVYLVLGGELTVPLFAMFLLVGARIFDPLSVAIMRLPAFKYDAMAGERIVNLLAEPIMQGEQAAPEEHDIRLEEVSFGYDDGTLVLDGVSVEMKKGTLTAIVGPSGSGKSTLLRLIARFYDPVGGRVLFGGKDEREIDPEKLMQKISMVFQDVYLFQDTIRNNIRYGREDATQEEIEAAAKEACCHDFIMKLPNGYDTMVGEGGSTLSGGEKQRISIARAILKNAPVLLLDEATSSLDPENEADMQQAIGRLVKGRTVILIAHRLKTVVNADNIIVLEKGKVVEQGRHQELLEKGGLYARLWELQRRTSGWKITA; encoded by the coding sequence ATGCGCAAGCTGCTGTACGACATTACGGCCGGCAACCCCGGGAAAATGTGGAAGCCGATCCTTTGGGCCGTGCTGGCGAATCTCGCCAACATGCTGCCGTTTGGCTGTCTGGCCTGGGCCGTGAGCCTCGTTTACGCCTACTATGCCAAAGAGCAGGCTGCGCTCGATACGCAAAGCTTATGGCTGGCGTGGGGAGGCATGGCCGTATTTCTGATCGTCGTGTTCTACTGTGAGCGAAAAGCGTATCGCGCGATCTATCGCGGCGCGTACGAAGCGTCTGTCGAGGGCCGGACGAATCTGGCCGAGCACTTGCGCAAGCTGCCGCTTGGTTTTCTCATGCGCAAGGACGCAGGCGAGCTGGGTCATGCGATCATGAATGATTTTACCCAGATTGAAAATGCCGGAACGTCGATTTTGCCGCAGTTGATTAGCGGTGTGCTGATCCCGTTTCTCGCGTTTTTCGGCCTGCTGTTCTGGGACTGGCGCATGGCCGTGGCGATGCTGGCCGGATTCCCGGTCACGATCCTCATTTTGTGGGGCGTCTCCCGACTGGAACGCAGGCTCGGCACGAGCCATTCCCGGGCCAAAGTCGCCCTCGCGAACTGCCTGCAAGAATATTTGTACGGCATGAAGGTCATCAAGGCGTACAATTTGCGCATCGACAACTTCCAAAGGCTGAAGCAGTCGTTTTACCGCTACATGCAAGAGAGCATCAGGCTGGAGGGAGTGCTCGGCCCGTTTTTCCTCGTTGCCATGGCATTCATGCAGATGGGCGTATCGCTGTTGACGATTGTCGGCGTCTATCTCGTGCTCGGCGGCGAGTTGACGGTTCCGCTGTTCGCAATGTTCCTGTTGGTCGGGGCGCGCATTTTCGACCCGCTGTCTGTCGCGATCATGCGCCTGCCTGCGTTCAAGTACGATGCGATGGCGGGAGAGCGCATCGTCAATCTGCTGGCCGAGCCGATCATGCAAGGCGAGCAGGCAGCGCCTGAGGAGCACGACATCCGCTTGGAAGAGGTGAGCTTTGGCTATGACGACGGCACGCTCGTACTGGACGGCGTGTCTGTCGAGATGAAAAAAGGCACGCTGACGGCTATCGTCGGGCCGTCCGGCAGCGGAAAAAGCACGCTGCTGCGGCTGATCGCGCGCTTTTACGATCCGGTCGGGGGACGGGTGCTGTTCGGCGGAAAAGATGAACGCGAGATCGACCCGGAGAAGCTCATGCAAAAAATTTCGATGGTATTCCAGGATGTGTACTTGTTCCAGGACACGATCCGCAACAATATTCGCTACGGGCGGGAAGATGCGACGCAGGAAGAGATTGAGGCCGCAGCCAAGGAAGCGTGCTGCCACGACTTCATCATGAAGTTGCCGAACGGCTACGACACGATGGTCGGCGAGGGCGGCTCCACTTTGTCCGGCGGCGAAAAGCAGCGCATTTCCATCGCCCGGGCGATTTTGAAAAACGCTCCGGTGCTGCTCCTGGACGAAGCGACTTCCTCGCTCGACCCGGAAAACGAAGCCGACATGCAGCAGGCGATCGGGCGGCTGGTCAAAGGCCGGACGGTCATCCTGATCGCCCATCGGCTGAAAACGGTCGTGAACGCCGACAACATCATCGTGCTGGAAAAAGGCAAGGTCGTGGAACAGGGGCGGCACCAGGAGCTGTTGGAAAAAGGCGGGCTGTACGCCCGGCTGTGGGAGTTGCAGCGAAGAACGAGCGGGTGGAAAATTACGGCGTAG
- the htpG gene encoding molecular chaperone HtpG, with protein sequence MEKKQFQAESTRLLEMMIHSIYTQKEIFLRELISNASDAIDKIYYKSLTDPQLVFDKDNYFIKITIDKDARELTITDTGIGMTAEELETNLGVIAKSGSLAFKKEIEAKDGYNIIGQFGVGFYSAFMVADVVTVISKALGAETGYKWQSSGADGYTIEPYEKETVGTTIILKIKENTEEERYDEFLEEYRLRAIIKKYSDFIRYPIKMDVTTHKPKEGSDNEFEEAREEQVINSMVPIWRKNKSELKDEDYEQFYASKHYGFDKPLAHIHVSADGAVVYQAILYIPESIPFDYYSKEYEKGLELYANGVLIMNKCADLLPDYFSFVKGMVDSESLSLNISREMLQHDRQLKLIAKNIASKIKGQLQSMQKNEREKYEKFYQAFGRQLKYGVYSDFGTHKDTLQDLLMFYSSKEKKLVTLAEYVERMPEDQKYIYYATGESNERIEKLPQTELVADKGYEILYFTEDIDEFAIKMMRTYKEKEFRSVSSADLGIEADDQDKAADAENADNQELFSYMKSLLEGKVTSVKASKRLKSHPVCLSTEGDVTIEMEKVLNAMPNSQGVKAQKVLEINVNHNVFQSLKTAFAEDKEKVNLYTALLYNQALLIEGLPIEDPVEFTNDICKIMV encoded by the coding sequence ATGGAAAAGAAGCAGTTTCAGGCGGAATCGACGCGACTGTTGGAAATGATGATCCATTCCATTTACACGCAAAAAGAGATTTTTCTGCGTGAGCTGATTTCCAATGCGAGCGATGCGATTGATAAAATTTATTACAAATCGCTGACCGATCCGCAGCTAGTTTTTGATAAAGACAATTACTTCATTAAAATCACCATCGACAAAGACGCCCGCGAGCTGACGATTACCGATACGGGGATCGGCATGACCGCTGAAGAGCTGGAAACCAACCTGGGCGTGATCGCGAAAAGCGGCTCGCTCGCCTTCAAAAAAGAAATCGAAGCGAAGGATGGCTACAACATTATCGGGCAATTCGGGGTGGGCTTCTACTCCGCTTTCATGGTCGCCGATGTCGTGACCGTTATCAGCAAGGCGCTCGGGGCAGAGACAGGCTACAAATGGCAATCCAGCGGCGCAGATGGCTATACGATCGAGCCGTATGAAAAAGAGACGGTCGGTACCACGATCATCCTCAAAATCAAGGAGAACACCGAAGAAGAGCGCTACGACGAGTTTCTGGAAGAGTATCGCTTAAGAGCGATCATCAAAAAATACTCCGACTTCATCCGCTACCCGATCAAAATGGACGTCACTACCCACAAGCCAAAAGAGGGCAGCGACAACGAGTTTGAGGAAGCGCGCGAAGAACAGGTCATCAACAGCATGGTGCCGATCTGGCGCAAAAACAAAAGCGAGCTGAAGGATGAAGATTACGAGCAGTTTTACGCAAGCAAGCACTACGGCTTTGACAAGCCGCTGGCGCACATCCACGTCAGCGCGGACGGAGCCGTCGTCTATCAGGCGATTTTGTACATCCCGGAAAGCATTCCGTTCGACTATTACTCCAAAGAGTACGAAAAAGGTCTGGAGCTGTATGCCAATGGCGTACTCATCATGAACAAGTGCGCAGACCTGCTGCCAGACTACTTCAGCTTCGTCAAAGGGATGGTTGATTCGGAAAGCCTGTCCCTCAACATTTCCCGCGAGATGCTGCAGCACGATCGCCAGTTGAAGCTGATCGCGAAAAACATCGCCAGCAAAATCAAGGGCCAACTGCAAAGCATGCAAAAAAACGAGCGGGAGAAGTACGAGAAGTTTTATCAGGCGTTTGGCCGCCAGCTCAAATACGGCGTGTACAGCGACTTCGGCACGCATAAGGACACGCTGCAAGACCTCCTGATGTTCTACTCCTCGAAGGAGAAAAAGCTGGTGACGCTCGCCGAGTACGTGGAGAGAATGCCGGAAGACCAAAAATACATTTACTACGCAACCGGAGAATCCAACGAGCGCATCGAAAAGCTGCCGCAGACCGAGCTGGTTGCCGACAAAGGCTATGAAATCTTGTACTTCACGGAAGACATCGACGAGTTTGCGATCAAAATGATGCGCACCTACAAGGAGAAAGAGTTCCGCTCCGTATCCAGCGCAGATTTGGGCATCGAAGCGGACGACCAGGACAAGGCGGCAGACGCAGAAAACGCAGACAACCAGGAGCTGTTCTCGTACATGAAGAGCCTGCTCGAAGGAAAAGTCACCAGCGTAAAAGCGTCCAAGCGGCTGAAATCCCATCCGGTTTGCCTGTCCACCGAGGGCGATGTCACCATTGAGATGGAAAAAGTGTTGAACGCTATGCCGAACAGCCAGGGCGTCAAAGCGCAAAAGGTGCTGGAAATCAACGTCAACCACAACGTGTTCCAGTCGCTCAAGACAGCTTTTGCCGAGGACAAGGAAAAGGTGAACTTGTACACCGCCCTGCTCTACAATCAGGCATTGCTGATCGAAGGATTGCCGATCGAAGACCCGGTCGAGTTTACGAACGACATTTGCAAAATTATGGTGTAA
- a CDS encoding MSMEG_1061 family FMN-dependent PPOX-type flavoprotein, whose protein sequence is MWEEKWQKDRVASADELRSLVGVPHETVANKSIAQVESHVIHYLSMSPLFFLATADADGRCDVSPRGDEPGFVKVLDERHVIFPERMGNRRVDSLLNILANPQVGMIFLIPGLEEVLRINGKATITKNAELLAAQNWKGKTLGLGVVVEVEECFIHCPRAFKQAGVWNTDSWADKADMPSIMEMFRAHLRINGVALKENG, encoded by the coding sequence ATGTGGGAAGAAAAGTGGCAAAAGGACCGTGTTGCCAGCGCGGATGAACTGAGAAGTCTGGTAGGGGTTCCGCACGAGACGGTTGCGAACAAAAGCATTGCGCAGGTAGAGTCGCATGTCATTCATTACTTGTCCATGTCGCCGCTGTTTTTCCTGGCGACAGCAGATGCCGATGGACGCTGCGATGTTTCCCCGCGCGGCGATGAGCCGGGCTTTGTCAAAGTGCTGGACGAGCGGCACGTTATTTTTCCGGAAAGAATGGGAAACCGGCGGGTCGATTCTTTGCTGAACATTTTGGCGAATCCGCAGGTCGGCATGATTTTTCTCATTCCTGGGCTGGAAGAAGTGCTGCGCATCAACGGAAAAGCGACGATTACGAAAAACGCCGAGCTGCTCGCCGCGCAGAACTGGAAGGGCAAAACACTCGGGCTCGGTGTCGTCGTCGAGGTGGAGGAGTGTTTCATTCACTGCCCGCGCGCATTCAAGCAGGCTGGCGTGTGGAATACGGACTCGTGGGCGGACAAAGCGGACATGCCGTCGATCATGGAAATGTTCCGCGCCCATTTGCGAATCAACGGGGTTGCGTTGAAGGAAAACGGTTAG